Proteins found in one Plasmodium coatneyi strain Hackeri chromosome 10, complete sequence genomic segment:
- a CDS encoding Variable surface protein Vir7-like protein: MAATVPTPVKGKHLKTLLPSKFRYYDKFKDEIDSCYHLNNSNFAESIKDTLNGETHVKGYGDSTVEAWCYAIMNQTPGQFYSSPCHFLYYWIGEKVLTAKGSTLWKDIMETIYNELKNPPKGNNCEKIYEDIDEGTFRHMKNVYEYRENYQTIKQQLEGHLDSCDSDLASYLGDIHTSYQALKAECPDDKDNGKQYCTDFKQLFDDAKYKTLLEQKCQVVSDDGGTPHQESTSTFPTGEHQRVNKESSAYRHTQVLHSTPKKKLNLKKLPSYTDFYNKFNDPAQSKCEYKDVKSGGWGNKLKEKIEGFQGLQAMGNLVAKAYCYACKKKKDYMLEGKLELKDAPCQFFYHWMGKEVLQKNYGHTLSNVLEDIYNILGDVTGGHKCDINYKDVDETPFEQRKLVFENYHNYNTVQKYLQGGDPLCEFEWTEYEMEVKEACEVVKKYCTTGDGKMKDKLYCDDYNKKYKDYCEQKLSELKCNAVHSEKSIAPAISGTFATLGGLGTVVFFLYKYNLLPSSFLNKFGGRSRRNSNKRNRGMRSAERNFGELREDVSTLGSTLDDSSTENSTIESTVDDGTVLSVPPYVSHSRRTKNTQQKKNI, from the exons atggcAGCAACGGTGCCAACACCAGTAAAG GGAAAACATTTGAAAACCTTGTTACCGTCGAAGTTCCGTTATTATGATAAATTTAAGGACGAAATAGATAGCTGCTATCACCTGAACAATAGTAATTTTGCAGAAAGCATAAAAGATACATTAAACGGCGAAACTCATGTAAAGGGTTATGGAGATAGTACAGTAGAAGCTTGGTGTTATGCGATAATGAATCAGACGCCGGGTCAATTTTACAGTTCtccttgtcattttttatattattggataggagaAAAGGTACTTACCGCTAAAGGAAGTACTTTATGGAAGGATATCATGGAGACCATTTACAATGAACTCAAGAATCCCcctaaaggaaataattgtGAAAAGATATACGAGGATATTGACGAAGGAACTTTCCGCCATATGAAAAACGTATACGAGTACAGGGAGAATTATCAAACTATAAAACAGCAATTGGAGGGTCATCTTGATTCCTGTGATTCGGACCTTGCCAGTTATTTGGGTGACATTCATACATCTTACCAAGCTTTAAAAGCAGAATGTCCTGATGATAAGGACAATGGCAAACAGTATTGTACAGACTTTAAGCAGCTGTTTGATGACGCCAAATATAAGACACTATTAGAACAGAAATGTCAGGTAGTGTCCGACGACGGGGGTACACCACATCAGGAGAGTACGAGTACTTTTCCAACGGGGGAACATCAAAGAGTTAATAAGGAATCTTCAGCTTATAGGCACACTCAAGTTCTTCATTCTACCCCCAAAAAG AAACTgaatttgaagaaattaCCGTCATATACAGACTTCTACAATAAATTCAATGATCCTGCTCAGAGCAAATGTGAGTATAAAGATGTTAAGTCTGGAGGTTGGGGGAATaaattaaaggagaaaatagaAGGGTTCCAGGGACTTCAAGCTATGGGGAATCTGGTCGCGAAGGCTTATTGTTATGCatgtaaaaagaagaaggactACATGCTCGAAGGTAAACTAGAGCTTAAAGATGCTCCTTGTCAATTCTTTTATCATTGGATGGGAAAAGAAGTCCTCCAGAAGAACTATGGGCATACATTATCAAACGTATTGGAGGATATTTATAATATCCTGGGAGATGTTACTGGCGGGCACAAATGTGACATTAATTACAAAGATGTTGACGAAACTCCCTTCGAACAGAGGAAACTAGTGTTCGAAAATTACCACAATTATAATACTGTGCAGAAGTACTTACAAGGAGGTGACCCCCTATGTGAGTTCGAGTGGACGGAGTACGAGATGGAAGTTAAAGAAGCATGCGaagtagtaaaaaaatattgcacaACAGGGGATGGCAAAATGAAGGATAAGTTATATTGTGACGattacaataaaaaatataaggattACTGTGAACAGAAACTTTCAGAATTAAAATGTAACGCGGTGCATAGCGAAAAATCAATAGCCCCAGCCATATCTGGTACCTTTGCCACATTAGGAGGACTTGGCACTgtagttttctttttatataag TATAACCTTCTACCTTCTTCGTTCCTTAACAAATTTGGAggcagaagcagaagaaatagcaataaaagaaacagaGGAATGAGATCGGCCGAACGCAATTTTGGCGAACTGAGGGAAGATGTCTCAACCTTAGGCTCTACATTAGACGACTCCTCCACAGAAAATTCCACAATAGAATCTACGGTAGATGATGGAACAGTACTTTCTGTTCCACCATACGTTAGTCATTctagaagaacaaaaaatacgcagcagaaaaagaatata